A genome region from Sphingobacteriaceae bacterium GW460-11-11-14-LB5 includes the following:
- a CDS encoding rod shape-determining protein MreD translates to MNSRIIILNVIRWFLLLFVQIFLLKNMGFYDLSTPFIYVLFLLLLPFGMPNILLYLLAFGTGLTLDAFYDTMGVHATACVVLAFVRISFISISLNRDAIDDPEPSLSYMGFQWFSLYAFLCVVAHHLVLFFLETFRLTEIGYTLMRCGLSCIFTLLIILLVEFIFYRRTPR, encoded by the coding sequence ATGAATAGTAGAATCATTATTTTAAATGTCATCAGGTGGTTTTTACTACTTTTTGTGCAGATATTCCTGCTCAAGAATATGGGCTTCTATGATCTTTCTACGCCATTCATTTACGTATTATTTTTACTCCTGCTGCCCTTCGGCATGCCCAACATCCTGTTGTATTTACTGGCTTTTGGAACAGGTTTAACGCTTGATGCTTTTTACGATACCATGGGCGTACACGCTACAGCCTGTGTGGTATTGGCTTTTGTAAGAATTTCTTTTATTTCAATAAGTTTAAACCGCGACGCAATTGATGACCCCGAACCATCGTTAAGTTATATGGGTTTTCAATGGTTTTCACTTTATGCTTTTCTTTGCGTTGTTGCACACCACCTGGTGCTGTTCTTTTTAGAAACATTTAGGCTAACCGAAATTGGTTATACCTTAATGAGATGCGGCTTAAGTTGTATCTTTACACTGCTTATTATTTTATTGGTAGAGTTTATATTCTATAGAAGAACACCACGCTAA
- a CDS encoding rod shape-determining protein MreC, producing the protein MRNLWIFISRYNAFFLFIIFFIVGIYLTVKNNSYQRSVTLNSSNEVVGTAYERLNVFKRYLNLGMVNDSLAAENAKLKSQLLALTTVDTAKDVKVIDTVTNQQYTYLAAKVIKNSITLRNNIITINKGSLDGIKKDMAVIAPQRGVVGLVRDVSEHLATIQSLLHKDARISVVLKKNNALGSLVWGDGNFDIKKAFIKGVPNHIKMFAGDTVVTSGFSAFPAGILVGRITKPNVATNDNFLSGELNLFTDFSTLQYVYVVKDKKAEEQKALESIAKPNE; encoded by the coding sequence ATGCGTAACCTTTGGATTTTCATCAGCAGATACAACGCATTTTTCTTATTTATCATCTTTTTTATCGTTGGGATTTACCTAACGGTGAAAAACAATTCCTATCAGCGTAGTGTAACCTTAAACTCAAGCAATGAGGTAGTGGGTACTGCATACGAAAGGTTAAATGTTTTTAAACGATATTTAAACCTGGGTATGGTTAACGATAGCCTTGCTGCAGAAAACGCTAAGCTTAAAAGCCAGTTACTGGCATTAACAACGGTAGATACGGCCAAAGATGTTAAAGTGATCGATACGGTTACCAACCAACAATATACGTACCTGGCGGCCAAAGTGATAAAAAATTCTATTACGTTGCGCAATAACATCATCACCATTAACAAAGGTTCTTTGGATGGGATTAAAAAAGACATGGCTGTAATTGCCCCACAAAGGGGGGTTGTCGGTCTTGTCCGTGATGTTTCTGAACATCTGGCCACGATTCAATCCCTGCTGCATAAAGATGCCCGCATTAGTGTGGTATTAAAGAAAAACAATGCATTAGGGTCCCTGGTATGGGGCGATGGAAATTTCGACATCAAAAAGGCGTTTATTAAAGGCGTGCCTAACCACATTAAAATGTTCGCTGGCGATACAGTGGTCACTTCTGGGTTTTCCGCATTTCCTGCAGGCATCTTAGTAGGCCGGATTACCAAACCCAATGTGGCAACCAACGATAATTTCTTATCGGGAGAATTGAATTTATTTACAGATTTTAGCACATTGCAATATGTATATGTGGTTAAAGATAAAAAAGCTGAAGAGCAAAAAGCTTTAGAAAGCATCGCTAAACCGAATGAATAG